One segment of Venenivibrio stagnispumantis DNA contains the following:
- a CDS encoding glycine--tRNA ligase subunit alpha → MTFQDIIISLQKYWTEKGCILWQPYDIEVGAGTMNPATFLRVLGPEPWNVCYVEPSRRPKDGRYGENPNRLQHYYQFQVILKPTPENPQELYLQSLEALGIDLTKHDIRFVEDDWESPTLGAWGLGWEVWLDGMEITQFTYFQQAGGLDLPSISVEITYGLERIATYLQGVDSVYDIVWAEGLTYGDIYKEAERQWSIHNFEVVDIDFLKKSFDMNEEQGYKLIEKNLPIPAYDYALKCSHLFNLLDARGAISVNERARYIARVRNLARECAKAFLSHREELGYPLIKEKT, encoded by the coding sequence ATGACTTTTCAAGATATTATAATATCTTTGCAAAAATACTGGACTGAAAAAGGTTGTATTTTGTGGCAACCATACGATATAGAAGTTGGTGCAGGGACAATGAATCCTGCTACATTTTTAAGGGTTTTGGGCCCTGAGCCCTGGAATGTTTGTTATGTAGAACCATCAAGAAGACCAAAAGATGGAAGATATGGAGAAAATCCTAACAGACTTCAACATTATTATCAATTTCAAGTAATTTTAAAACCTACACCGGAAAATCCTCAGGAGTTATATCTACAAAGCCTTGAAGCTCTCGGAATAGATTTAACTAAGCATGATATTAGATTTGTGGAAGATGATTGGGAAAGTCCTACACTTGGAGCTTGGGGACTTGGATGGGAAGTTTGGCTTGATGGAATGGAAATAACCCAATTTACATATTTTCAACAAGCAGGAGGCTTAGATTTACCTTCCATAAGTGTTGAGATAACTTATGGTCTTGAAAGAATAGCCACATATTTGCAAGGTGTTGATTCTGTATATGATATAGTTTGGGCAGAAGGTTTAACTTACGGAGATATATATAAAGAAGCAGAAAGACAATGGTCTATTCATAACTTTGAGGTTGTAGATATAGATTTTCTAAAAAAATCATTTGATATGAATGAAGAACAGGGTTATAAACTTATAGAAAAAAATCTTCCTATACCGGCTTATGATTATGCTTTAAAATGTTCCCATTTATTTAATTTACTTGATGCAAGAGGAGCAATATCTGTAAATGAAAGGGCAAGATATATAGCAAGGGTTAGAAATCTTGCAAGAGAATGTGCAAAAGCATTCTTATCCCATAGAGAAGAGCTTGGATATCCACTTATTAAGGAGAAAACCTAA
- the ppsA gene encoding phosphoenolpyruvate synthase has product MATDKLIVWLSEVGMEDIGLVGGKNASLGEMIKGLSSKGIKVPMGFVVTSESYYYFIRHNNFEEKIREILSGLDPNNIEDLSKRGLQVRELIKSGKFPEDLKEAIIKAYEELSKMYNQYRVDVAVRSSATAEDLPHASFAGQQDTYLNIKGDETLLNAIKRCFASLFTDRAISYREAFKFDHFKIGLAVGVQKMVRSDLGSAGVAFSIDTDSGFKDVVLINAAYGLGEMVVQGAVTPDEFLVFKPTLKEGYESIIEKKLGKKIHKMVYGTSPDERTKIIAVSKEDQAKFALTDPEVLQLARWVMAIEEYYSNKYGKWTPMDVEWAKDGELNELFIVQARPETIHSRKDHSKIVTYKIVEPYEIREKKRIVEGIAVGDKVAFGKVRILHDLKDAKNFQAGEVLVTDMTDPDWEPIMKKAAAIVTNKGGRTCHAAIVARELGVPAVVGTGNATEVLENGQEVTVSCAEGDVGYVYDGKIEFVVEETDINTLPKTKTPIMMNVASPEGAFDFSFLPNAGVGLAREEFIINNYIGIHPLALIKFDEIKQKDPALAEKIEDITFGYENKEEYYIKKLSYGIAKIGAAFYPKPVIVRFSDFKSNEYANLIGGRYFEPEEENPMLGWRGASRYYSPQFKEAFGLECKAILRVRNKMGLKNVIVMVPFCRTPEEGKKVLQVMEEYGLKKGENGLQVYVMCELPSNVMLADQFAEIFDGFSIGSNDLTQLTLGLDRDSSLVAHLYDERNEAVKRLISHVIKVAKEKGRKIGICGQGPSDFPEFAQFLVEQGIDTISINPDSVLKTTKAIYEIEEKLGLHQ; this is encoded by the coding sequence ATGGCTACTGACAAATTAATTGTGTGGCTCAGTGAAGTAGGAATGGAAGACATAGGATTAGTAGGTGGTAAGAATGCTTCCCTTGGTGAAATGATAAAGGGGTTGTCTTCCAAAGGAATAAAAGTTCCTATGGGATTTGTTGTAACTTCTGAAAGTTATTATTACTTTATAAGACACAACAATTTTGAAGAAAAAATAAGAGAGATTTTGTCAGGACTTGACCCTAACAATATTGAGGATTTATCTAAAAGAGGATTACAGGTTAGAGAGCTAATTAAAAGCGGAAAATTCCCTGAAGATTTAAAAGAAGCTATAATCAAAGCTTATGAAGAACTTAGTAAAATGTATAATCAATATAGGGTTGATGTTGCAGTAAGGTCTTCTGCAACTGCCGAAGATTTACCTCATGCATCTTTTGCAGGACAGCAAGATACGTATCTTAATATAAAAGGAGATGAAACATTATTAAATGCTATCAAAAGATGTTTTGCTTCTTTATTTACAGATAGGGCAATATCTTATAGGGAAGCATTCAAATTTGACCATTTTAAGATAGGGCTTGCTGTTGGTGTTCAAAAGATGGTTAGGTCTGATTTAGGCTCTGCCGGTGTGGCATTTTCTATTGATACAGACAGCGGATTTAAGGATGTGGTTCTTATAAATGCAGCTTATGGACTTGGAGAGATGGTTGTCCAAGGGGCAGTTACACCTGATGAATTCTTGGTATTTAAACCAACTTTGAAAGAAGGATATGAATCTATAATAGAGAAAAAACTTGGCAAAAAAATCCATAAAATGGTTTATGGAACATCTCCTGATGAAAGAACGAAAATAATTGCTGTATCAAAAGAAGACCAAGCTAAATTTGCTTTAACAGACCCAGAAGTTTTACAACTTGCAAGATGGGTAATGGCAATAGAAGAATACTACTCTAATAAATACGGAAAATGGACACCAATGGATGTAGAATGGGCAAAAGATGGAGAGCTAAATGAGTTATTTATCGTTCAAGCCCGTCCAGAAACTATCCATTCAAGAAAAGACCACTCTAAAATAGTAACATATAAAATAGTTGAACCTTATGAAATAAGAGAGAAAAAAAGAATAGTAGAAGGTATAGCAGTAGGGGATAAAGTTGCTTTTGGAAAGGTAAGAATATTACATGACCTTAAAGATGCTAAGAATTTCCAAGCTGGAGAAGTGCTTGTTACTGATATGACTGACCCTGATTGGGAGCCTATAATGAAAAAAGCAGCTGCAATAGTAACAAATAAAGGTGGTAGAACATGCCATGCAGCAATAGTTGCAAGAGAACTTGGGGTTCCTGCAGTTGTAGGAACAGGCAATGCTACAGAAGTATTAGAAAATGGACAGGAAGTAACGGTTTCCTGTGCAGAAGGTGATGTTGGTTATGTTTATGATGGGAAAATAGAGTTTGTAGTAGAAGAAACTGATATAAATACTCTTCCGAAAACAAAAACACCTATTATGATGAACGTAGCATCTCCGGAAGGTGCTTTTGATTTTTCATTCTTACCGAATGCAGGGGTTGGTCTTGCAAGGGAAGAATTTATTATAAATAACTATATAGGTATTCACCCTCTTGCATTGATAAAATTTGATGAAATTAAACAAAAAGACCCTGCACTTGCAGAAAAAATAGAAGATATAACATTTGGATATGAAAATAAAGAAGAGTATTATATTAAAAAACTTTCTTATGGTATAGCAAAAATAGGTGCTGCATTCTATCCAAAACCGGTTATTGTTAGATTTTCTGATTTTAAATCTAATGAATATGCAAACTTAATAGGTGGAAGATATTTTGAGCCGGAAGAAGAAAACCCAATGCTTGGATGGAGAGGAGCATCAAGATATTACTCACCACAATTTAAAGAAGCCTTTGGTCTTGAATGTAAAGCTATACTTAGAGTAAGAAATAAAATGGGATTAAAAAATGTTATAGTTATGGTTCCATTCTGTAGAACACCGGAAGAAGGTAAAAAAGTTCTTCAAGTAATGGAAGAGTATGGCTTGAAAAAAGGAGAAAATGGATTACAAGTATATGTTATGTGTGAGCTTCCGTCTAACGTAATGCTTGCAGACCAATTTGCAGAAATATTTGATGGATTTTCAATAGGTTCTAATGACTTAACCCAGTTAACTCTTGGATTGGATAGAGATTCTTCACTTGTTGCTCATCTTTATGATGAAAGAAATGAAGCAGTAAAAAGATTAATATCCCATGTTATAAAAGTAGCAAAAGAAAAAGGAAGAAAGATAGGAATATGCGGACAGGGTCCTTCAGACTTCCCTGAATTTGCACAATTTTTAGTAGAACAAGGTATAGATACAATATCTATAAACCCTGACTCTGTATTAAAAACAACAAAAGCAATATATGAAATAGAGGAGAAACTTGGATTACACCAATAA
- a CDS encoding SurA N-terminal domain-containing protein gives MFDKIAGSKWKNIVLYITVFAFVGTGLIAILLYKFSGQINGVAEVNGEEISIQEFNYNYQNVVSMYEQQKIDISSLKNEIKKQVLDNLIDKELLYQEAKKEGILATKEEVKQEILSIPAFQQNGKFSKDLYLSTLSSLGIAPEFFEKLLQKDLSVQHLLAILQSSVYISDEEVETFTKKQLTKISADIKIIKPQITVSDEEIKNYYQNHQKDFSLETGKKIKIYKIVAKDQQKAEEKAKEIFLTLKSDKEPVLNKDVEKVFDGTIYKEEQLSNLPEDVKKDVLSLSKDKNISFTKSTDGFYISKYYGEEIKAIPFETVKEQIAQKLKLEKQPKALEELYKEISKNNDLSKYNPISESFNGTLQELIAKYGIKSDDVNPIYKLKEGEISKPLKTDENILQIKINTKQEPTKEETENMKKGMLSIMKAEKFNNILQMYLDKLKEKSKIKINKRLLEE, from the coding sequence ATGTTTGACAAAATAGCAGGTTCTAAATGGAAAAATATAGTGCTTTATATTACAGTATTTGCATTTGTAGGAACCGGTCTTATTGCTATTCTTTTATATAAATTTAGTGGTCAGATAAACGGAGTTGCAGAGGTTAATGGCGAAGAAATCTCAATCCAAGAATTTAATTATAACTATCAAAATGTAGTATCAATGTATGAGCAACAAAAAATAGATATATCTTCTTTAAAAAATGAGATAAAAAAACAGGTTTTAGATAATCTTATAGATAAAGAGTTATTATATCAAGAAGCAAAAAAAGAAGGTATATTAGCCACAAAAGAAGAAGTTAAGCAAGAAATTTTATCAATACCGGCTTTTCAACAAAATGGTAAATTTAGCAAAGATTTATATCTATCTACATTATCTTCTCTTGGAATAGCTCCGGAATTTTTTGAAAAATTATTACAAAAAGATTTATCGGTTCAGCATTTACTTGCAATACTTCAATCTTCTGTATATATATCAGATGAAGAAGTTGAAACATTTACCAAAAAACAGCTTACAAAAATATCAGCAGATATAAAAATCATTAAACCGCAGATAACAGTTTCAGATGAAGAAATAAAAAATTATTACCAAAACCACCAAAAAGATTTTTCTTTAGAAACCGGTAAAAAGATAAAAATATATAAAATAGTAGCAAAAGACCAACAAAAAGCAGAAGAAAAAGCAAAAGAAATATTTTTAACTTTAAAATCAGATAAAGAGCCTGTATTAAACAAAGATGTTGAAAAGGTTTTTGACGGCACAATCTATAAAGAAGAACAGTTATCTAATTTACCGGAAGATGTTAAAAAAGATGTTTTATCTTTATCAAAAGATAAGAATATATCCTTTACAAAATCTACTGACGGATTTTATATATCAAAATATTATGGTGAAGAGATAAAAGCTATACCTTTTGAAACCGTGAAAGAACAGATAGCCCAAAAATTAAAATTAGAAAAACAACCAAAAGCATTAGAAGAGCTTTATAAAGAGATTTCAAAAAATAATGATTTATCAAAATATAATCCAATATCAGAAAGCTTTAACGGAACCCTGCAGGAACTGATAGCTAAATATGGTATAAAATCAGATGATGTAAACCCAATATATAAATTAAAAGAAGGAGAAATATCAAAACCATTAAAAACTGATGAAAATATTCTTCAAATAAAGATAAATACAAAACAGGAACCAACAAAAGAAGAAACAGAAAATATGAAAAAAGGAATGTTATCCATAATGAAAGCAGAAAAATTTAATAATATTTTACAGATGTATTTAGATAAATTAAAAGAAAAATCAAAAATAAAAATAAATAAAAGATTGTTGGAAGAATGA
- a CDS encoding MoaD/ThiS family protein, with the protein MVTVRIPTALRRITQGQGEVKIEANTIGELIENLEKEFPGIKDRLVDENGEIRKFVNFFVNDEDIRFLQGKDTPLKDGDVVAIIPAIAGGVR; encoded by the coding sequence ATGGTAACAGTTAGAATACCAACAGCATTAAGAAGAATTACCCAAGGGCAAGGAGAAGTAAAAATAGAAGCAAACACAATAGGAGAATTAATAGAAAATTTAGAAAAAGAATTTCCTGGAATAAAAGATAGACTCGTTGATGAAAATGGAGAAATAAGAAAATTTGTAAATTTCTTTGTAAATGATGAAGATATAAGATTTTTACAAGGAAAAGATACTCCATTAAAAGATGGAGATGTTGTTGCTATAATTCCGGCAATAGCAGGTGGGGTTAGATAA
- a CDS encoding NIL domain-containing protein yields the protein MSSMKLKLIYPEEKIKEPILSKLCKSFDVDINIRKANVQEKIGWLELEIIGKEEEIEKAINWLTQQGVEVSPVEGQVFTE from the coding sequence ATGAGCTCAATGAAGCTTAAACTTATATATCCGGAAGAAAAAATAAAGGAGCCAATCCTCAGTAAATTATGTAAAAGTTTTGATGTAGATATAAATATAAGAAAAGCTAATGTTCAGGAAAAAATAGGCTGGCTTGAACTTGAAATAATCGGAAAAGAAGAAGAGATAGAAAAAGCTATAAACTGGCTTACTCAACAAGGTGTGGAAGTATCACCGGTAGAAGGTCAGGTATTTACAGAATAA
- the glyS gene encoding glycine--tRNA ligase subunit beta, with amino-acid sequence MANYLFEIGTEELPPKAINILLEYSQNFFEEKLKDFFLYQTPENISIFSTPRRLSILLKNLKDKKEQEEIIIIGPPAKVSFDNEGKFTKAAISFAEKNNIPLENLKVITTEKGEYLGATVIKEGEDLKERIKEVLKEFFENLPPMKTMRWESSGFRFPRPIRWIVSLLDDKVIDFEIAGVKADRYTYLHRFMTNTVGRGEKKELKDALSYEEITKLGFIIANRKERREAIEKTLSAFGKVLNAEAILDQDLIDEVTDLTEYPVAIVGDFNPEYLTLPKEVIITVCKHHQRYFNFIQNDKLIPKFLAFSNNSVKEKEVIKNGYEKVLKARLEDALFFYKEDLKKNLDELYEKLSGIQFHEKLGSIKDKVERNKKIALIIANYLKDVNLQKLERANKLSKVDLVTEMVKEFDELQGIMGRYYALKQGEEQEVADAIYEHYLPKTAEDQLPTTKIGTILALADKIDTLISFFSIGEIPKGASDPFGLRRNAIGVVRLLVEKELDIDLKELLEKLTDNQEVIEQLLEFITNRFEGLYKYDKDIINAVLSTKEYNLYRAKLKIEAISELKKREDFEDIITVFKRVGRIIPQDFEGVLKEDLLSQKEEKELYQKMVEIKDKFNKKVENKEYQEALLSLLKLKPYIDRFFDNVMVMVDNQQIKINRLALLNEINNLFKKIADFTKINF; translated from the coding sequence ATGGCAAATTATTTGTTTGAGATAGGAACAGAAGAATTACCTCCAAAAGCTATAAATATATTACTTGAATATTCACAAAATTTTTTTGAGGAAAAATTAAAAGATTTCTTTTTATATCAAACTCCTGAAAATATATCTATCTTCTCTACACCAAGAAGACTATCAATTTTACTAAAAAATCTAAAAGATAAAAAAGAGCAGGAGGAGATAATAATTATAGGGCCACCGGCAAAAGTTTCTTTTGATAATGAAGGCAAATTTACAAAGGCAGCTATATCTTTTGCAGAAAAAAATAATATTCCCCTTGAAAATTTAAAAGTTATTACAACAGAAAAAGGCGAGTATTTAGGAGCTACAGTCATCAAAGAAGGGGAAGATTTAAAAGAAAGAATAAAAGAAGTTTTAAAAGAGTTTTTTGAAAATTTACCACCAATGAAAACAATGAGATGGGAAAGTTCCGGATTTAGATTTCCAAGACCTATAAGATGGATAGTTTCCCTTCTTGATGATAAAGTTATAGATTTTGAGATAGCAGGAGTAAAAGCCGATAGATACACATATCTTCATAGATTTATGACAAATACGGTAGGAAGAGGAGAAAAAAAAGAGTTAAAAGATGCATTATCTTATGAAGAAATTACAAAACTTGGATTTATTATAGCAAATAGAAAAGAAAGAAGAGAAGCAATAGAAAAAACATTATCTGCTTTTGGAAAAGTTTTAAATGCAGAAGCTATCTTAGACCAAGATTTGATAGATGAAGTAACAGATTTAACAGAATATCCGGTAGCCATTGTAGGTGATTTTAATCCGGAGTATCTTACACTTCCAAAGGAAGTAATAATAACTGTTTGCAAACACCATCAAAGATATTTTAACTTTATACAAAATGATAAATTAATACCTAAATTTTTAGCCTTTTCAAATAATTCAGTAAAAGAGAAAGAAGTTATTAAAAATGGATATGAAAAAGTTTTAAAAGCAAGACTTGAAGATGCATTATTCTTCTATAAAGAAGATTTAAAGAAAAATCTTGATGAGCTTTATGAAAAGCTATCAGGTATCCAATTCCATGAAAAACTTGGCTCAATCAAAGATAAAGTAGAAAGAAATAAAAAAATAGCATTAATAATTGCAAACTATTTAAAAGATGTAAATTTACAAAAGCTTGAAAGGGCTAATAAATTATCCAAAGTTGATTTAGTTACAGAAATGGTAAAAGAATTTGATGAACTACAAGGCATAATGGGAAGATATTATGCATTAAAACAAGGGGAAGAGCAGGAAGTAGCAGATGCAATATATGAGCATTATCTTCCAAAAACAGCAGAAGACCAGCTCCCAACAACAAAAATTGGCACAATACTTGCCCTTGCAGATAAAATAGATACCTTAATTTCATTTTTCAGCATAGGAGAAATACCAAAAGGAGCATCAGACCCATTTGGTTTAAGAAGAAATGCAATAGGTGTTGTCCGATTGCTTGTAGAAAAAGAGCTTGATATAGATTTAAAAGAGTTACTTGAAAAATTAACAGATAATCAAGAAGTCATAGAGCAACTTTTAGAGTTTATAACAAACAGATTTGAAGGATTATATAAATATGATAAAGATATAATAAATGCAGTCCTTTCAACAAAAGAGTATAATCTATACAGAGCAAAGTTAAAAATAGAGGCAATTTCTGAACTTAAAAAGAGGGAAGATTTTGAAGATATAATAACCGTATTTAAAAGAGTTGGAAGAATAATACCTCAGGATTTTGAAGGTGTTTTAAAAGAAGATTTGCTTTCTCAAAAAGAAGAAAAAGAGCTTTATCAAAAGATGGTTGAGATAAAAGATAAATTTAATAAAAAAGTAGAGAATAAAGAATATCAAGAAGCATTATTATCTTTACTAAAGTTAAAACCTTATATAGATAGATTTTTTGATAATGTAATGGTGATGGTAGATAATCAGCAAATAAAAATAAATAGATTAGCTTTATTAAATGAGATAAATAATTTATTTAAGAAAATAGCTGATTTTACAAAAATAAATTTTTAA
- the folK gene encoding 2-amino-4-hydroxy-6-hydroxymethyldihydropteridine diphosphokinase — translation MKKIKIFLGLGSNVGNKINNIQKAIILLSEKIQDIQVAKFYESKAVGYENQENFINTAIKGYTDLDIKSLFEFTKDVEKKVGRIFRFKWGPREIDIDILFYDNLIYKDSNIEIPHPRIVERDFVLKPLLDLEPDFIHPVLKKSIKQLYDELKDKSIIKEI, via the coding sequence ATGAAAAAAATCAAGATATTTTTGGGACTTGGCTCTAATGTCGGAAATAAAATTAATAATATTCAAAAAGCCATAATCCTTTTATCGGAAAAAATACAAGATATTCAAGTCGCAAAGTTTTATGAATCAAAAGCGGTAGGATATGAAAATCAGGAAAATTTTATAAATACAGCAATAAAAGGATACACCGATTTAGATATTAAATCTCTTTTTGAATTTACAAAAGATGTAGAAAAAAAAGTTGGAAGGATTTTTAGATTTAAATGGGGACCACGGGAAATAGATATAGATATATTGTTTTACGATAACCTAATATATAAAGATAGCAATATAGAAATTCCACATCCAAGAATTGTAGAAAGAGATTTTGTGTTAAAACCTTTATTGGATTTAGAACCGGATTTTATCCATCCTGTTTTAAAAAAGAGTATAAAACAACTATATGATGAATTAAAAGATAAAAGTATTATAAAAGAGATATAA
- the lepA gene encoding translation elongation factor 4 → MDYTNKNERLKYIRNFSIIAHVDHGKSTLADRLIEFTGAIEKREMKEQLLDTLDIERERGITIKLQAVRLKYKDYILHLIDTPGHVDFGYEVSRSLAACEGALLLIDATQGIEAQTIATFWQALNLNLEIIPVINKVDLPSADVERIKRQIADVLGLDPEGAILASGKAGIGIKEILDAIVERIPPPKGDEDKPLKALIFDSYYDPYRGAVAFVRVIDGKVSVGTRIKLFSTGKEFEVTEVGAQTPKMEKLEELRAGDVGYIAAAIKDVRDIRVGDTITDAKKPADEPIEGFRPAKPMVYAGLYPTGNTTFEDLRDALEKYSINDAAITYEVESSPALGLGFRCGFLGLLHLEIVQERLEREYGVELITTAPNVIYKVITKKGEEIEIRNPSELPDPTKIDKILEPYIEASIITPSEYVGAIMQLVQEKRGIQKSFEYLDQKTVLLRYEIPMGEVLFDFHDKLKTATRGYASFDYEFVGYKEGDLVKMDILINDEPVDALSFIVHKDKAYRIGRNIVDKMKEVIPRQLFEVKIQAAIGSKVIASSKVPALRRDVLAKCYGGDITRKKKLLEKQKEGKKRMKQFGKVELPQEAFLSILKAD, encoded by the coding sequence TTGGATTACACCAATAAAAATGAAAGGCTTAAATATATAAGAAATTTCTCTATAATAGCCCATGTTGACCATGGGAAATCAACATTGGCTGATAGATTGATAGAGTTCACCGGTGCAATAGAAAAAAGAGAAATGAAAGAACAACTCCTTGATACCCTTGATATAGAAAGGGAGAGAGGAATTACTATAAAACTTCAAGCAGTTAGATTAAAATATAAAGATTATATATTACATCTTATAGATACACCGGGACACGTAGATTTTGGATATGAAGTTTCAAGGTCTCTCGCTGCATGCGAGGGAGCCTTGCTTTTAATAGATGCAACCCAAGGCATAGAAGCCCAAACAATAGCTACATTCTGGCAAGCCCTCAATCTAAATCTTGAAATAATACCGGTTATAAATAAAGTAGATTTACCTTCTGCAGATGTAGAAAGAATAAAAAGACAGATAGCAGATGTTCTTGGACTTGACCCGGAAGGAGCCATTCTTGCTTCCGGAAAAGCCGGTATAGGAATAAAAGAGATATTAGATGCAATAGTTGAAAGAATACCACCACCAAAAGGAGATGAAGACAAACCCTTAAAAGCATTAATATTTGATTCTTATTATGACCCATATAGAGGTGCAGTTGCTTTCGTAAGAGTAATAGATGGAAAGGTTTCCGTAGGAACAAGAATAAAGTTATTTTCAACAGGAAAAGAGTTTGAAGTGACAGAAGTTGGAGCCCAAACTCCAAAGATGGAAAAACTTGAAGAATTAAGAGCCGGAGATGTTGGATATATAGCAGCTGCTATAAAAGATGTGAGGGATATTAGGGTTGGAGATACTATAACAGATGCAAAAAAACCGGCAGATGAGCCTATTGAAGGATTTAGACCGGCAAAGCCAATGGTATATGCAGGTTTATATCCAACAGGAAACACAACCTTTGAAGATTTGAGAGATGCCCTTGAAAAATACAGCATAAACGATGCAGCAATCACTTATGAAGTAGAATCTTCACCGGCACTTGGACTTGGTTTTAGATGTGGATTCTTAGGATTACTACATCTTGAAATAGTTCAGGAAAGATTAGAAAGAGAATATGGTGTAGAGCTTATAACAACAGCTCCTAATGTTATCTATAAAGTTATTACCAAAAAAGGAGAAGAAATAGAGATAAGAAATCCATCAGAGCTTCCTGACCCTACAAAAATAGATAAAATATTAGAACCGTATATAGAAGCAAGTATAATAACACCTTCGGAATATGTCGGTGCAATAATGCAACTTGTTCAAGAAAAAAGAGGCATTCAAAAAAGTTTTGAATATTTAGACCAAAAAACAGTTTTACTCAGATATGAGATACCGATGGGAGAGGTCTTATTTGATTTTCATGATAAATTAAAAACAGCCACAAGAGGATATGCATCTTTTGATTACGAATTCGTAGGATATAAAGAAGGCGATTTGGTAAAAATGGATATATTAATCAATGATGAGCCGGTAGATGCTCTATCATTTATAGTCCACAAAGATAAAGCTTATAGAATAGGCAGAAATATTGTTGATAAAATGAAAGAAGTAATACCAAGACAATTATTTGAAGTGAAAATACAGGCAGCAATCGGCTCTAAGGTTATAGCATCTTCAAAAGTTCCTGCACTCAGAAGAGATGTATTGGCAAAATGTTATGGTGGAGATATAACAAGAAAGAAAAAACTCCTTGAAAAGCAAAAAGAAGGAAAAAAGAGAATGAAGCAGTTTGGTAAAGTAGAGCTTCCACAAGAAGCATTTTTGAGCATATTAAAGGCTGATTAA
- the thrC gene encoding threonine synthase: MAKIKALKCKECGATYPVEPIHVCEYCFGPLEIDYDYEYIKSIISKEKIEKGPKSLWRYIDLLPVENPTVGLSAGFTPLIKAENLGKELGIKNLYIKDDSVNHPTLSFKDRVVSVALSKAKEFGFDTAACASTGNLANSVAAHAASAGMKCFVFIPSNLETNKIIGSLVFNPTVVAVDGNYDDVNRLSSEIANEFGWAFVNINVRPFYAEGSKTLAFEVAEQLGWKIPDAVVAPLASGSLYTKIWKGFNEFINLGLVEGKPPRMYGAQASGCSPIYKAFKEGRDFIKPEKPDTIAKSIAIGNPADGPYAVKTAKESNGDIEIATNEEIIEGIKLLARTEGIFTETAGGTTIAVLKKFAEKGVFKEDEVVVAYITGNGYKTMEVLEGKLNKPIHIKPSLIEFKEKVIKGG, translated from the coding sequence TTGGCAAAAATTAAAGCTTTAAAATGTAAAGAATGTGGTGCAACTTATCCGGTTGAACCTATTCATGTATGTGAATACTGCTTTGGACCTCTTGAAATAGATTATGATTATGAATATATAAAATCCATAATATCAAAAGAAAAGATAGAAAAAGGGCCAAAAAGCCTTTGGAGATATATAGATTTACTACCGGTAGAAAATCCAACGGTAGGCTTATCGGCTGGTTTTACACCTTTAATAAAAGCAGAAAATCTTGGAAAGGAACTTGGTATAAAAAATTTATATATAAAAGATGATTCTGTAAATCACCCTACTTTATCATTTAAAGATAGGGTTGTATCGGTAGCATTATCAAAAGCAAAAGAGTTTGGATTTGATACGGCAGCCTGTGCTTCTACCGGAAATCTTGCAAACTCAGTAGCAGCCCATGCGGCTTCTGCTGGTATGAAATGCTTCGTTTTTATTCCTTCAAATCTTGAAACAAATAAAATTATAGGTAGCTTAGTTTTTAATCCTACCGTTGTTGCAGTAGATGGAAATTATGATGATGTTAATAGATTATCCTCAGAAATTGCAAATGAGTTTGGATGGGCTTTTGTTAATATAAATGTAAGACCTTTTTATGCAGAAGGTTCTAAAACTCTTGCTTTTGAAGTTGCAGAACAACTTGGATGGAAAATTCCGGATGCAGTAGTAGCACCTCTTGCCTCAGGCTCTTTATATACAAAAATATGGAAAGGATTTAATGAATTTATAAATCTTGGATTAGTAGAAGGAAAGCCACCGAGAATGTATGGAGCCCAAGCCTCAGGATGCAGTCCTATATATAAGGCATTTAAAGAAGGAAGAGATTTTATAAAACCGGAAAAACCGGATACAATAGCAAAATCAATAGCAATCGGTAATCCAGCAGATGGGCCTTATGCAGTTAAAACAGCAAAAGAAAGCAATGGAGATATAGAAATAGCTACAAATGAAGAAATAATAGAAGGTATAAAATTACTTGCAAGAACAGAAGGAATATTTACAGAAACTGCCGGTGGAACAACAATTGCTGTATTGAAAAAATTTGCGGAAAAAGGCGTATTCAAAGAAGATGAAGTTGTGGTTGCATACATTACCGGAAATGGATATAAAACAATGGAAGTATTAGAAGGAAAATTAAATAAACCGATACATATAAAACCATCTTTAATAGAATTTAAAGAAAAAGTTATAAAAGGAGGCTAA